In the Armatimonadota bacterium genome, CCTCCTTGCACGCTTCCGGGGAATGGCCGGCCGCTCAGGTGGGCACCACCCGGGCGACGCTGAAGACCTCGGGCACCTTCTCGATCTTCTGCATCACCCCATGGAGCTGGCCGACGTTGCGAATGTCCAGCACGATGTTGGTCACCGCCACCTTGTCCTTGCGAATGCGGGCGTTCACCGAGACCACGTTGGTCTTGGTCTCCGCGATGGCGGCCAGGATGTCCTTGAGCAGCCCCACCCGGTCGAACGCCTCCACCTCCACCTCCACCTGGTAGGGGCCCTCGTGGGTGCGCTCCCACTCCACCTCCATGACGCGCTCGGGGTGCGCGCGCAGGAAGGCGATGTTGGGACAGTCGCTCCGGTGGATCGTCACGCCTCGCCCCCGGGTGACGTAGCCGACGATCCGGTCCCCGGGCAGCGGCGTGCAGCAGCGGGCGAAGTGCATCAGGACGTTGTCGACCCCGCGCACGCGCACGCCGCGCGACGCCTGGGCCGGCGGCGCGGCCGAGGGTACGGGCGCCGCGGGGGCCTCCGCGGCCGGCGCCTCGCCCCGCAGCGCAGCGACCACCTGCAGCAGCGAGACGTCGCCGTTGCCGATGGCGGCCAGCAGCTCCTCCTCGGACCGCAGCCGGAACTGCTCGGCGACCTCGCGCAGGCGCTCGGCCTTCATGGCCGCGGCCACGGCGCCGGTGCGGCGCAGCTCGCGCTCCAGCAGCTCCCGGCCCCGGGCCACGTTCTCCTGGTGGCGCTCGCGCTTGAACCACTGCTTGATCTTCGAGCGGGCGTTGCTGGTGACCACGAACGTCAGCCAGTCGCGGCTCGGCCCCGGGCTCGACTTGTTGGTCACGATCTCCACGATGTCGCCGGTGTGGAGCTTGTGCGACAGGGGCACCAGCCGCCCGTTCACCCGGGCGCCCACGGTGTGGTGGCCGACGTCGGTGTGGATGCGGTAGGCGAAGTCGACCGGTGTGGCACCCGCCGGGAGGTCGATGACGTCGCCCTTGGGGGTGAACACGAACACCTCGTTCTGGAACAGGTCCAGCCGCACCGACTCCACGAACTCCCGGGCGTCGGCGAGGTCCTGCTGCCACTCCAGCAGCTGCCGCAGCCACGCCAGCTTGCGCTCGACCTCGCGTTCGGCGGCCGAGCCCTGCTTGTACTTCCAGTGGGCCGCGATCCCGTACTCCGCCTCGTGGTGCATCTGGTGGGTGCGGATCTGGATCTCCAGCGGCTCGCCCTCGTAGAGCACGGCGGTGTGCAGCGACTGGTAGCCGCTGGTCTTGGGGGTGGCGATGTAGTCGTCGAACTCGCCGGGAATGGGCTTCCACAGCGAGTGCACCACGCCCAGCGCCGCGTAGCAGTCCTTCACGTCGTCCACCAGGACGCGGATGCCCAGCCGGTCGTAGATCCGGGCGATGCTCTGGCCAGCGTACTTGGGCCGCTGCAACTTCTTCCAGATGCTGTAGAGGTGCTTGGGGCGCCCGGTGATGTGCCGGCGGTCGACCTTGATGCCCGCCTTCTGCAGCTCGCGATGCAGCACGGCGCACACCCGGTCCACCAGCGCCTGGCGGGCCTCTTCGGCCTGCGCCAGCTCCCGGGCGAGCTCGGCGTAGGTCTCGGGGTGCAGCTCGCGGAACGCCAGGTCCTCCAGCTCCTTCTGGAGGCTCCCGATCCCCAGGCGTTCGGCCAGCGGGGCGTAGATGTCCAGGGTCTCCTGGGCCGTGCGCTTGCGCTTCCACTCGGGCAGGGGCGCGATCGTCCGCATGTTGTGGAGCCGGTCGGCGAGCTTGATGAGCACGATGCGGACGTCGTTGGCCATGGCCAGGAACATCTTGCGCAGGCTCTCGGCCTGGCGTTCTTCGCGGCTCTGCCACTCGATCTTGCCCAGCTTGGTCACCCCGTCGACCAGGCCGGCGATCTCGGCGCCAAATCGCTCCCGCAGCTCGGCCGCCTCCACGCCGGTGTCCTCCAGGACGTCGTGGAGCAGGGCCGCCGCCACGGTCGTGGGGTCGAGGTGCAGGTCCGCCAGGATCGTGGCCACGGCCACGCAGTGCGAGATGTAGGGATCCCCCGATGCCCGCATCTGGCCCTCGTGGGCCTGGGCAGCGGCCAGGTACGCGTCACGCACCACGTCCAGGTCGGCCTTGGGGAACCGCTGGCGCAGCGTCGCCACCAGGCTCTGCACCTCGGGTGGCAGCGCCTGGAAGCTGCGGGGTTGTCGGAACAGGTCCAGCCACTTCACCGGCGTCACCCGCGCCGGGCCGCATGTCGCCCGACGCCGCGACAATATCGTAGCAAATTCGCGGTGGACGACCGGCTCCCTGCGCCCTGCGCCCCGCCTACCCGGCGGCCAGGTCGGCCAGCAGCGTGGCGGCGGGCCCGCCTGCCCAGGCGCGCAGGGCGGCCAGGGCCGCTCGCGCGCGCTCACCCTCGACGTACCGCAAAGATCGATGCAGCGGCACGCGCCCGGCCACGTCGGCCAGCGTGTAGCGCACCGTCCCCAGATCCTCGCGGGTGAGCACGCCGGCCTCGGTCAGGATCGCCAGCGCGGCCTCGAGCTGGAGCGGACTGCAGCCACTCCCCTCCAGCACGGGCGACTGGTCCGGTGCGCCCGCGACAGTCCCTCCGGCCGCGCGGATGGCGCGGTAGCAGCGTACGAGCACGTCCCGCGGGGGAAACGTCTCCGCCAGCGCACCCTCGGCCGCCGCCAGGTGGTCGGGGCCGTACGCCAGGATCACCGTCGCGCGCCGCCCGTCCGCCCCGGCCAGGGCCAGCTCCTCGACGGCCAGCAGGGGATCGGGACGGAGGCCCAGCGCGACGACGCGGCGCACATCGGGGCAGATCGCGGGCGCGGTCGCGTGCGTCCCCAGCACCAGGCAGTCGAGCCGGCCGGCCCCGAACAGGTCCTCGAGCACCCGGCGCAGGGTCGCGGGCAGCCCGGCGTGGTAGTACGCGATACGGTCGTCCCGTCCGTCCTGGCGCATCCCTGCGGCGACCGTCACGCTGGTGGCGGGGTCGGCGACGATCACGACGGTCTTCCCGTCCTTGCCGTTCGCCCTCGGGCCTGCCCAGACGTCGGCCCCGCCGCCACGGCGGTCGACCAGCCTCAGGGTCTCGCGTGCTCCGCCGCCGACCGCCACCATCGACAGACCGCGGGCCGCACACCGACGCACCAGAGCGTCCGGCAGCGGGCCCACCACGAGTCGCACGACCTCGCCGGCACGGTCCAGCAGGCGCTCGAGATCCTCTGCCGCCAGCGCGTCGGCCACGACGATGGCCGCAGCCACGGCGTCGGGGTGACGTTCCACCCACGGCAGCGATGCGATGAGCACGTCGAGCCGGTCCCCGGCCAGCGCTTCGGCCACCCGGCCGGCGACGGTCGGCGAGGCCGCGCCGTGGATGGCGGCCGCGCGCACGCCAAGAGCTCGCAACCACGGCGCGGCGAGCTCCCACCACGCGTCGGCCACCGCTGCGCGCGGCACGGCCAGCACCGTGGGGCGTCGTCCGCGTGCCAGCACCGCAAGGGCAGCGATGATCGCGGAGGACACCAGCCCGCGTCCGGGGCCCAGGGGCACCACCAGGCGCTCGCCACGGCGCAGACGCCCCCACGCGTCACGCTGCGCACAGGTGGGCGCACGGCCGCGCAGCAGACCGGCCACGAGCGCGTCCGGGACGTCGGTCTCCTCCGGCCAGTGCACCCGGCTGATGGTGTCGTCTGCCTCCGGATCGGCCACCCCGGTGCGCTCGACCAGGATGTTGAGGCCCCAGGACCGCGCACCGCCGCCGGTCACCGCGGTGGCCGTGGCGACGTACCGTGCGCCGGCGTCCATGGCAGGGGCGAGGTGCGCGGCGAGGCGCGCCCGCAGAAACCCCAGGTGCGTGCCATCCAGCCGGCAGACCGCGATGGCATACGGGTCGCGCGGGTTGGACGGCTCGCGTACCAGACGCAGCCGCTCCCCGGGCTGCACCCTGGGCACCACGGCCTGTCGTCCGGCGTAGGTCACCCCCACGACCTTGGTGTGGAATGCGCCGGCGTGCTCCAGCGGGCGTCGGCCGCTCTCGAGCGCATCGAGGTAGTCGGACGCCCGGGCGAACAACCGCTCGAGCACCTGGCGCGTATCGGTCGCCACCGCGTCCAGGTCGACCCCCGGTGTGACCATGTCCACGGCGACCAGCCGGAGCGCAGGGGCATCGCCCCAGGTGTCCAGCGCGAGGGTGTACGCAAGGTCCACCGAGGCCTGGGTGAAGGCCAGGAGTTCGGCCTTCTCGCCTTCCCGGAAGGCGATCACTTCTGCCGTACGGTGGCCGTCGCCGACCACCAGGCGCAAGTGCGTCCCGTCGCCGACGAGGCGTGTCGCCACCGCCCGCAGCCCGCGGGTAGCGAACACCGGCTCGGGGTTGCCCGGGCCGTGAGGGGCCAGGAGGCCCAGGGCGTCGACGAGGTCCTGGGAGAGAGCCTCCAAACCCACCTCCGCGTCGATCGCCACGATCGGGCGCAGGTCGTCGGCCGTGACCCTGGCTGCCACGGCGTCCTCGAACGCGCGGGCGAAGGCGTCGACGGCATCGGCGGCGATGGACAGGCCGGCGGCCATGGCGTGGCCCCCGTAGGCCAGCAGGTGGCTGTCCGCCGCGCGCAGCGCCTCGACCAGATGAACCGCGGGGACGCTGCGCGCCGAGCCCCGGCCGCTGCTACCCTCCAGGGCGATCAGCACCACCGGGCGGTACAGGCGCTCTGCCAGCTGGGAGGCCACGATCCCGACCACGCCCGGATGCCATCCTTCCTGCGCCAGGACCACCGCCAGGCGCACCCCCAGCCCATCCCGCTGCACGCGCTCGAGCGCCTCGGCGAACACGGCGTCACACAGCTGGCGCCGCTGCCCGTTCAACCGATCGAGGGTCTGCGCCAGCGCGCGTGCCTCCTGCGGGTCCTCGGTGAGTAGCAGGCGCACGGCGTCCCGGGCGTCGGCCAGCCGACCGGCGGCGTTGAGCCGCGGCGCCAGGCCATGCGAGACGTCCCGCACCACAAACGGCGACCGCAGCCCGGCGACGTCGGCGAGCGCGGCCAGGCCCGGCAACGTTCGGCGGGCGAGGTGCGCCAGTCCGACGGCGACCAGCACGCGGTTGTCGTCGAGCAACGTCACCGCATCGGCGATCGTGCCCACGGCGGCCAGCGCGACCAGGTCCGCGGGCACCATATGGCCCCGGCGGGCGAACAGCGCGCGGGCGAGCTGGAGGGCCAGTCCCGCAGCGCAGTAGTCCCCTGGGCGGGGCGACTGCCGTTTGGGGTTGACGAGGGCGGCAACGGCGGGGAGCTGCTCCGGGGGCTCGTGGTGGTCCAGGATCACGACGTCCACCCCATGCGCACGGGCCACGTCGGCAGCGGCATGGGCCGTGGTCCCGCAATCCACGGCGAGCAGCAGCCCGGCCCCGCGCGTTGCCAGCGTCGCGACCGCCTCCGGGTGGAGCCCGTACCCGTCGCGGCGTCGGTCGGGCACGTAGAAGTCGACGTTGCCACCCAGCGTCCGCAGTGCGCGCACGAGGATGGCCGTGGCCGTGACACCGTCGGCGTCGTAGTCGCCGTAGACCACGATGGGCCGGCGCGCTTCCAGCGCGCCGGCCACGCAGGCCACCGCCCGGGCCATGTCCGCCAGCTGCAAGGGATCCTGAAGCCGGTCCAGGTGGGGAGCGAGGAACGCCTGGGCGGCCTGCGGGTCGCGCAGCCCGCGGTTGACCAGCACCCGCGCCACCAGCGGATGCACGCCCAGGGCTGTGGTCAGGGTGGCTGCCGCCGGATCTGCCGGCGCAATCCGCCACCGGGTCCCCTGCCCCTGCGTGTGCGTCACCTCGCCACCATCACTGCAGGTCTGAGGCGACGTCGCCCCGCCTCCGTCCTCGTCCGGCGCGTCAGGCGGGACCTGGAACACCACAGCGGGCCGGGGACGCGCTGCACGTCGGTTCCCGCCCATCGCGCGCTGGCACCAAGACGTCGACGACTTCGTGCGTGGGAACGCCGATGGGAACGATGTGCACCTCGGTTCCCGCCCATCGCGCCGGCACCGGCGGCCGGCGGCGCCTTCAGGCGCCGGGTTCCGGCCGGTCGCCCGGCACGCCCCGCGCCGCTTCCAGTTCGCGCACCCGGGCTTGCAGCTCGCGGACGCGCGCGCGCAGGTGCTGCTGGCCCAGCAGGCTGCTGACGAAGACCAAGAGGCCGCCGATCACGGCGCCGCCGACGACGGCCAGGGCCACCGTGGTCTGCACCTGCCAGACGAGGAACCGGAGCACGACCGGGTCGGGGTTGTACAGGGCGAACACGGTCACCCCGACCAGCAACAGCAGCGCGAACAGCGTGAACGCCGACACGTCGCCCTCCTCACCTGCTGCCGGTCGCACGGCACGTCACAGACGCCACCCCTGGCAGGTACCGGGTCAGCGCCGGCGACTCCGCCGGCGTCCCGGTGCGGACGGCGCGGCCGCACTGACCGCAGCCTCCGGTGCGGGACCCTGCGCGGCCAGCGCCGCACGCCCGCGCCCGGCCCGCCGTTCGGCCCAGAGGTGCCAGTCGACGAGCAGCGCGCTGGCGTTGAACACGGACGAGTACGCCCCGGTGAGAATCCCCACGATCAGCCCAAACGCGAAGTCCCGGGTGGTGGAGCCCCCGAAGAGGTAGAGCGCCCCAAGCGCCAGCAGGGTCGTCAGCACCGTGTTGATGGAGCGCACCAGCGCTTCCAGCAGGCTGCGGTTGACCAAACGGTCGAAGGGCTCGCGCGTCCGCAGGGCCAGGTTCTCCCGGATCCGGTCGAAGACCACGATCGTGTCGTTGATCGAGTAGCCGACCACCGTGAGGAGCACGGCCACGAAGCTGCTGTTGACCTCCTTGCGGGTCAGGGCGAAGACCCCCACGACGACCAGCAGGTCGTGCAGCAGGGCGGCGTCGGCCGTGAGCGCGTAGCGCACGGACCGGAACCGATAGGAGATGTACAGCACCTGCAGGGCCAGGCCCAGGACGACCGCCACGATGGCCACGTTGCGCAGCTCTCTGCCGATCTTCGGCGAGACCTGCTCGTGCTGCAGCACCGTGACGCGGCCAAACTGCGCGCGTAGTGCCGCCAGCATCCCCTCACGGGCCTCCGCCGCCATCGGCCGGGTGCGGATGAACAGCAGGCCGTCGCGCTCCTCCTGGCCGCCGCGCTGGATGATGCTCTGCCCCACCGCGTAGCGGTCCACCACAGCACGCACTTGGTCGAGGGTGAAGGGCCGTTCGACCCGCAGCTGGAAGAAGTCGCCGCCGGTGAAGTCGACCCCCCAGTTGAGGGCACCGCGGCCCTGGGCCGCGTGCCAGACCAGGGCCACCACCCCGGGCACGATGACCAGCAGCGACAGCAGGTAGCCCCATCGGCGGCGGCCGATGATGTCCCACAGGCGAGGCGCGTCGGTCATCGTCGCGCCCCTCCCGCCATGCGCTCCAGCGCGCCGCCCAGGCCCAGGGCGTCGAGGCCGTCGGCGAGCGCCCGGGTGACCACGATGGCCGTGAACATGCTGACGACGACGCCGACGCTGAGCGTGACGGCGAACCCGCGGATGGGCCCGCTACCCAGCAGGAAGAGCACCAGCGCCGCCAGCAACGTGGTGACGTTCGAGTCCAGGATGGTGGTCATGGCGCGCCGCCATCCGGCCGTCATCGCCGCCCGCACGCCCTTCCCGCCCCGCAGCTCCTCTTTCATCTTCTCGAAGATGATCACGTTGGCGTCGTCCGCCATGCCCACCGACAGCACGATGCCGGCCACGCCCGGGAGCGTCAGCGTAGCGCCCAGACCGGTCAGGACCGCGACGAGGAACACCAGGTAGGCCGCCAGCGCCAGGACGGCGAGCACGCCGGCGGCCCCGTAGTAGAGGGCCATGAACCCCGCCACGGCCACGGAGGCGATGCCAGCGGCTTTCAGGCTGGCCTGAATCGAGTCACGGCCCAGCTGGGGGCCCACGGTGCGGTTCTCCACCACCTCGACGGGGATGGGGAGCGCACCGCCCCGCAGCAGCACGGCCAGGTCCCGGGCCTCCTCGATGGACCGAAACCCGCCGCTGATGACCCCCCGCCCGCCGGTGATGCGGTCGCGGATCACCGGCGACGAGATCACCTCGTTGTCGAGCACGATGGTGAGGTAGCGGCCGATGTTCTTGCCGGTGAACTCCTCGAAGATCCGGCTGCCGCGGCCGTGGAACTCGAACTGCACGATGGGCTCGGCGGTGGTCTGGTCGAACGCGGCACGGGCATCCCGCAGGTCCGCGCCGGTGAGCACCACCTTCTTCTCCAGCGCCAGCGGCGCCGGCGGGGCCTGCCCGGCCGGCGCGGGCAGGGTGACGGTCTTGCCATCAGCGCTCCACCGCGCGCCCTCGGGCAGCTGCTGGGTCCCGGTGTCGACGAACTCCAGCAGCGCGGTCGTGCCGATGAGCCGGATGGCCCGGTCGGGATCCTCGATGCCGGGCAGCTCGACGATGATCCGCGTCGCGCCCTGGCGCTGGATGGTCGGCTCCACGACCCCCAGCTGGTCGATGCGCCGCTCGATCACCCGCATGGCGGCGTCCACCGCTTCGGGTGTGGCCTTCGTGGTGGGCGAGTCGCGGCCTTCGAGCACCAGCAGGCTGCCACCCTGGAGATCGAGGCCGAGGTTCATGCGCAGGGCGGCGCCCTGCCACGCCGGACGCCATCCGTGGAGACGAACCGGCTGGAAGGCGATCTGCACGGCGACCAGCACCAGGACGAGGATCAGGAGTAGCCGAAGACCGACGCGCGATCCCACCGGGCAATCCCCTTTCGATCACGGGCGCAGCGCGCGAGGGCGCAAAAAAAGAGGGCCACGGCCCGGCTCATTATAGGCGTCTGAGGAATGCAGTGTCAAACCACGGGCCCACCGGCCCACCGACGCCGCATGCGGGCAGGGGGATGGCCGTAGCGCCCACGAACACTGCGTCCGTGAGCCTGTGGCCCGCTGGCGCCGAGGCGACGCCGCGTCCCCTCCGTGTGGACGGCTGCGAGGTCTTCGTGGGCACCTGTTCGTGGGCCGACCGGGGCCTTCTGGCCAGCGACTTCTATCCGCGCGGCGCCCGCACCGACCCGCAGGCGCGCCTGCAGCACTACGCATCCGTCTTCCCCACCGTCGAAGTGGACGCGTCGTACCACGCGCTCCAGCCCGCCGAGCGCGCGCGCCAGTGGCTGGCGTGGACGCCACCGTCGTTTCGGTTCAACGTGAAGGCCTTCGCCTGGCTGACCGGACACGAGAGCGACCCGCGGCGGCTGCCGCCGGGCATCGCGGCGCTGCTCCCGGCTGCGCTGCGGGAGGGCGGGCCGGTGGCGGGCACGCACGTGCCCGAGGAGGCGCTCGCGGCCGCCTGGGACGCCTTCGCGGCCTTCGTCGACGTCTTCGCGCGCGCAGGCCGGCTCGGCTACGTCCTGTTCCAGTTTCCCAAGGGCCGGGGCTTCTCGCCCGACCTGCTGGCCTCGCTTGAGGCCTGGATGCCGTACCTGCGCGCCTGGCCGGTGGCCGTCGAGATCCGCCACCGGGACTGGCTGTTCCGCCGCCACCGCGAGACCTTCCTGGGCTACCTGCGCGCGCGCGGCTTCGCCTACGTCGTCCCCGACCTGGTCCAGGCGCAGTACCTCCCTCCGCCGGAGCTCGTCGTCACCGCCGACTGGTCCGTGGTGCGGTTTCACGGCCGCAACCCTGCGCTGCTGGAGCGGCGGGCGCCTACCGAGCGGGCCTACGACTACCTGTACTCGCCAGACGAGCTCTGCGCCTGGGCCCGCGACGCCCGCACGCTCGCGGGCCAGGTGCGGACACTGTACTTGATGTTCAACAACCACGCGCGGGGTCACGCAGCGCGCAACGCCCGCCAGATGGTCGACCTGTTGGCCGGCGGCTTCGACGATCCCGCAGGCGCAGCGCGGGCACAGTGACGCGTCCGAGACGGCCACGCCCGAGATGCCGGTGTGCTGGTGCCGGAAGGCTGCAACCGGCGCGCTCAGCGCGGGACCACCCGGAACCGCAGGTACCACTCGCGGACGTCGGGCGCGCGATACTGGTACTCGCTGACGAGGACGAGCTGCGCCCGCGCGCCGCCCAGCAGACCCGCCAGCACCCGCGGGTCGGGGACGCCGGCGATCTGCGCGGTGACGGTCACGAACAGCTCGTCGACCAGGCCGGCGTCGGCCAGCCGACGGTTGAACGCGGGGCCGCCCTCCGCCAGCAGGCGGCGCCATCCGCGCGCCGCGAGCAGCCCCAGGGCAGCAGCGAGATCGACCTCGCCGCCGGGACCGACCGGCGTGACGAGCACCTCCGCACCGGCTGCTTCCAGCTGGCGCCGGTCGGCTGCGCGCGCGAGTTCGGTGGTCAGGACCACGGGCCGCACCTCGCCGTGGGTGAAGAACCGCTTGGCCAGCACCTCCGGGGCGAACTCCGCCCGCCGCGTAACGACGACGGCTGCGGGGTTCGCCGGGCGGCCG is a window encoding:
- a CDS encoding bifunctional (p)ppGpp synthetase/guanosine-3',5'-bis(diphosphate) 3'-pyrophosphohydrolase — translated: MKWLDLFRQPRSFQALPPEVQSLVATLRQRFPKADLDVVRDAYLAAAQAHEGQMRASGDPYISHCVAVATILADLHLDPTTVAAALLHDVLEDTGVEAAELRERFGAEIAGLVDGVTKLGKIEWQSREERQAESLRKMFLAMANDVRIVLIKLADRLHNMRTIAPLPEWKRKRTAQETLDIYAPLAERLGIGSLQKELEDLAFRELHPETYAELARELAQAEEARQALVDRVCAVLHRELQKAGIKVDRRHITGRPKHLYSIWKKLQRPKYAGQSIARIYDRLGIRVLVDDVKDCYAALGVVHSLWKPIPGEFDDYIATPKTSGYQSLHTAVLYEGEPLEIQIRTHQMHHEAEYGIAAHWKYKQGSAAEREVERKLAWLRQLLEWQQDLADAREFVESVRLDLFQNEVFVFTPKGDVIDLPAGATPVDFAYRIHTDVGHHTVGARVNGRLVPLSHKLHTGDIVEIVTNKSSPGPSRDWLTFVVTSNARSKIKQWFKRERHQENVARGRELLERELRRTGAVAAAMKAERLREVAEQFRLRSEEELLAAIGNGDVSLLQVVAALRGEAPAAEAPAAPVPSAAPPAQASRGVRVRGVDNVLMHFARCCTPLPGDRIVGYVTRGRGVTIHRSDCPNIAFLRAHPERVMEVEWERTHEGPYQVEVEVEAFDRVGLLKDILAAIAETKTNVVSVNARIRKDKVAVTNIVLDIRNVGQLHGVMQKIEKVPEVFSVARVVPT
- the recJ gene encoding single-stranded-DNA-specific exonuclease RecJ, producing the protein MTHTQGQGTRWRIAPADPAAATLTTALGVHPLVARVLVNRGLRDPQAAQAFLAPHLDRLQDPLQLADMARAVACVAGALEARRPIVVYGDYDADGVTATAILVRALRTLGGNVDFYVPDRRRDGYGLHPEAVATLATRGAGLLLAVDCGTTAHAAADVARAHGVDVVILDHHEPPEQLPAVAALVNPKRQSPRPGDYCAAGLALQLARALFARRGHMVPADLVALAAVGTIADAVTLLDDNRVLVAVGLAHLARRTLPGLAALADVAGLRSPFVVRDVSHGLAPRLNAAGRLADARDAVRLLLTEDPQEARALAQTLDRLNGQRRQLCDAVFAEALERVQRDGLGVRLAVVLAQEGWHPGVVGIVASQLAERLYRPVVLIALEGSSGRGSARSVPAVHLVEALRAADSHLLAYGGHAMAAGLSIAADAVDAFARAFEDAVAARVTADDLRPIVAIDAEVGLEALSQDLVDALGLLAPHGPGNPEPVFATRGLRAVATRLVGDGTHLRLVVGDGHRTAEVIAFREGEKAELLAFTQASVDLAYTLALDTWGDAPALRLVAVDMVTPGVDLDAVATDTRQVLERLFARASDYLDALESGRRPLEHAGAFHTKVVGVTYAGRQAVVPRVQPGERLRLVREPSNPRDPYAIAVCRLDGTHLGFLRARLAAHLAPAMDAGARYVATATAVTGGGARSWGLNILVERTGVADPEADDTISRVHWPEETDVPDALVAGLLRGRAPTCAQRDAWGRLRRGERLVVPLGPGRGLVSSAIIAALAVLARGRRPTVLAVPRAAVADAWWELAAPWLRALGVRAAAIHGAASPTVAGRVAEALAGDRLDVLIASLPWVERHPDAVAAAIVVADALAAEDLERLLDRAGEVVRLVVGPLPDALVRRCAARGLSMVAVGGGARETLRLVDRRGGGADVWAGPRANGKDGKTVVIVADPATSVTVAAGMRQDGRDDRIAYYHAGLPATLRRVLEDLFGAGRLDCLVLGTHATAPAICPDVRRVVALGLRPDPLLAVEELALAGADGRRATVILAYGPDHLAAAEGALAETFPPRDVLVRCYRAIRAAGGTVAGAPDQSPVLEGSGCSPLQLEAALAILTEAGVLTREDLGTVRYTLADVAGRVPLHRSLRYVEGERARAALAALRAWAGGPAATLLADLAAG
- a CDS encoding LapA family protein, whose product is MSAFTLFALLLLVGVTVFALYNPDPVVLRFLVWQVQTTVALAVVGGAVIGGLLVFVSSLLGQQHLRARVRELQARVRELEAARGVPGDRPEPGA
- the secF gene encoding protein translocase subunit SecF, which gives rise to MTDAPRLWDIIGRRRWGYLLSLLVIVPGVVALVWHAAQGRGALNWGVDFTGGDFFQLRVERPFTLDQVRAVVDRYAVGQSIIQRGGQEERDGLLFIRTRPMAAEAREGMLAALRAQFGRVTVLQHEQVSPKIGRELRNVAIVAVVLGLALQVLYISYRFRSVRYALTADAALLHDLLVVVGVFALTRKEVNSSFVAVLLTVVGYSINDTIVVFDRIRENLALRTREPFDRLVNRSLLEALVRSINTVLTTLLALGALYLFGGSTTRDFAFGLIVGILTGAYSSVFNASALLVDWHLWAERRAGRGRAALAAQGPAPEAAVSAAAPSAPGRRRSRRR
- the secD gene encoding protein translocase subunit SecD, with translation MGSRVGLRLLLILVLVLVAVQIAFQPVRLHGWRPAWQGAALRMNLGLDLQGGSLLVLEGRDSPTTKATPEAVDAAMRVIERRIDQLGVVEPTIQRQGATRIIVELPGIEDPDRAIRLIGTTALLEFVDTGTQQLPEGARWSADGKTVTLPAPAGQAPPAPLALEKKVVLTGADLRDARAAFDQTTAEPIVQFEFHGRGSRIFEEFTGKNIGRYLTIVLDNEVISSPVIRDRITGGRGVISGGFRSIEEARDLAVLLRGGALPIPVEVVENRTVGPQLGRDSIQASLKAAGIASVAVAGFMALYYGAAGVLAVLALAAYLVFLVAVLTGLGATLTLPGVAGIVLSVGMADDANVIIFEKMKEELRGGKGVRAAMTAGWRRAMTTILDSNVTTLLAALVLFLLGSGPIRGFAVTLSVGVVVSMFTAIVVTRALADGLDALGLGGALERMAGGARR
- a CDS encoding DUF72 domain-containing protein codes for the protein MSLWPAGAEATPRPLRVDGCEVFVGTCSWADRGLLASDFYPRGARTDPQARLQHYASVFPTVEVDASYHALQPAERARQWLAWTPPSFRFNVKAFAWLTGHESDPRRLPPGIAALLPAALREGGPVAGTHVPEEALAAAWDAFAAFVDVFARAGRLGYVLFQFPKGRGFSPDLLASLEAWMPYLRAWPVAVEIRHRDWLFRRHRETFLGYLRARGFAYVVPDLVQAQYLPPPELVVTADWSVVRFHGRNPALLERRAPTERAYDYLYSPDELCAWARDARTLAGQVRTLYLMFNNHARGHAARNARQMVDLLAGGFDDPAGAARAQ
- a CDS encoding dihydrofolate reductase family protein, with amino-acid sequence MSSDAPRRHDGPDALPDVLHLVYHASRPFPATEPLAEVYRDLDVRVPADRPAVIVNMVQTLDGAVAVDGRAWTLGSAVDHYLFHTLRGWADAVLSGAGTLRRNDVVAVTHPVLQAARRASGRPANPAAVVVTRRAEFAPEVLAKRFFTHGEVRPVVLTTELARAADRRQLEAAGAEVLVTPVGPGGEVDLAAALGLLAARGWRRLLAEGGPAFNRRLADAGLVDELFVTVTAQIAGVPDPRVLAGLLGGARAQLVLVSEYQYRAPDVREWYLRFRVVPR